A stretch of Channa argus isolate prfri chromosome 16, Channa argus male v1.0, whole genome shotgun sequence DNA encodes these proteins:
- the gjb3 gene encoding gap junction protein beta 3, with the protein MDWKTFQALLSGVNKYSTAFGRIWLSVVFVFRVMVYVVAAERVWGDEQKDFDCNTKQPGCANVCYDHFFPISHIRLWALQLIFVTCPSFMVVMHVAYREERERKYRAKFGENGKLYVNTGKKHGGLWWTYLISLFAKTGIEVSFLYILHRVYDSFYLPRLVKCDVSPCPNLVDCYVGHPTEKKIFTYFMVGASALCIVLNICEIIYLISKCIVRFAKKMKRRSRHIPVHHDDYNDDPFNNCSHSASRMELKERPPSFKTANKSMLRPPTLRLEEKIRASAPNLSIP; encoded by the coding sequence ATGGACTGGAAGACCTTCCAAGCCCTTCTCAGTGGGGTGAACAAATATTCAACAGCGTTTGGACGGATATGGCTGTCtgtggtgtttgtgttcagggtgatggtGTATGTAGTGGCAGCCGAGCGAGTGTGGGGGGATGAGCAGAAGGACTTTGACTGCAACACCAAGCAGCCTGGCTGTGCCAACGTCTGCTATGACCACTTCTTCCCCATCTCCCACATCCGCCTGTGGGCCCTGCAGCTCATCTTTGTTACGTGCCCATCCTTCATGGTGGTCATGCACGTAGCATACCGTGAAGAGCGTGAGCGCAAGTACAGAGCCAAGTTTGGTGAAAACGGCAAACTGTACGTCAACACAGGGAAGAAACATGGCGGCCTGTGGTGGACCTACCTGATTAGCCTCTTTGCCAAAACAGGCATCGAGGTCTCCTTCCTCTACATCCTACACCGAGTCTATGACAGCTTCTACCTTCCAAGACTAGTCAAGTGTGACGTGTCACCTTGCCCCAACTTAGTGGACTGCTACGTCGGCCACCCCACGGAAAAGAAAATCTTCACCTACTTCATGGTCGGAGCCTCAGCCCTTTGCATTGTCCTAAACATCTGCGAGATCATTTATCTCATCTCTAAGTGCATTGTGCGATTTgcaaaaaagatgaagaggcGCAGCCGCCACATACCCGTGCATCATGACGATTACAACGATGACCCTTTTAACAACTGCAGCCACTCAGCATCAAGGATGGAGCTGAAAGAAAGGCCTCCATCCTTCAAGACTGCAAACAAGTCTATGCTCAGGCCACCCACACTCAGGCTTGAAGAGAAAATACGTGCCTCCGCCCCCAATCTGTCCATTCcttaa
- the zbtb8a gene encoding zinc finger and BTB domain-containing protein 8A isoform X1, translating to MDMVADLGSNRLYRAPGESSHQQPQRWFNTADITVSHQSNLLKQLNHQRRQELFCDCSVLVEGQLFRAHRNVLFASSGYFRMLLSQGPDGLSESVNATFDVFSPETFTVILDFIYSGQLDLSSHNVIEVMSAASYLQMNNVINYCKNFIKSSLDISVKDEDNERCLSLSETCSFTSGAGEETSEQQQQGPSSVSPPPALWTRDNSRSQSGFIGKDPDQEASASAVTNPNSPANELNTEAEDLQDPHDPLYTLPGSERRRGKGGTKRRAPNSTRSNHREDLDIQEARTQKAEKAEELYATLPQIVGVIGHFNKDSNPIMRFKCPFCTHTVKRKADLKRHLRCHTGERPYPCQACNKRFTRLEHLRSHFETIHQARKLVCRKCKCQVTEETGHVVCEGTRRYRMCTACIQEVGCDSIPMDSLEGPNEEPALLLGVDGEEEGDTKSTWMVTDDDDLAEDSGADLIIQQVDDSDDELQ from the exons atggataTGGTGGCAGACTTGGGGTCGAACAGACTCTATCGGGCACCGGGTGAATCCAGTCACCA GCAGCCCCAAAGGTGGTTCAACACTGCTGACATCACAGTGTCTCACCAAAGCAACCTTCTGAAGCAACTCAACCATCAACGCCGCCAAGAGCTTTTCTGTGACTGCAGTGTGCTGGTGGAGGGCCAGCTCTTCAGAGCCCACCGCAACGTCTTGTTCGCCAGCAGTGGCTACTTCCGTATGCTGCTGTCCCAGGGGCCCGATGGACTGTCTGAGTCTGTCAATGCTACATTTGACGTCTTCAGCCCGGAAACCTTCACCGTCATCCTAGATTTCATCTACTCTGGCCAGCTGGACCTCTCCAGTCACAATGTGATCGAAGTGATGTCTGCAGCCAGCTACTTGCAGATGAACAATGTCATCAACTACTGCAAGAACTTCATTAAATCCTCATTGGACATAAGTGTGAAAGATGAAGACAATGAACGATGCCTCAGCTTGTCTGAGACATGCAGCTTCACCAGTGGAGCGGGAGAAGAGAcctcagagcagcagcagcaaggtCCCAGCTCTGTCAGCCCACCGCCTGCACTCTGGACCAGAGACAACTCCAGATCCCAGTCAGGCTTTATAGGGAAGGACCCAGACCAAGAGGCTTCTGCCTCAGCTGTGACTAACCCAAACAGTCCTGCTAATGAGCTAAACACTGAAGCAGAGGACCTGCAAGACCCTCATGACCCGCTTTACACCTTGCCCGGTTCAGAGCGCCGGAGAGGCAAAGGAGGAACCAAGAGGAGAGCACCCAACAGCACCCGCTCCAACCATCGTGAGGACTTGGACATACAAGAAGCAAGGACACAAAAGGCTGAGAAGGCAGAGGAGCTGTATGCTACACTACCACAGATTGTAGGTGTTATTGGACACTTTAATAAAG ACTCCAACCCCATAATGCGCTTCAAGTGCCCTTTTTGTACGCACACAGTTAAGAGGAAAGCGGACTTGAAGCGTCACCTGCGATGTCACACTGGGGAGAGGCCGTACCCATGTCAGGCCTGCAACAAACGCTTTACGCGCCTAGAGCATCTTCGTAGCCATTTTGAGACA ATCCACCAGGCAAGGAAATTGGTGTGTAGGAAATGTAAGTGTCAGGTCACAGAAGAGACAGGACACGTGGTGTGTGAGGGCACACGACGCTATCGCATGTGCACTGCCTGCATCCAGGAGGTGGGTTGCGACAGTATCCCCATGGACAGTCTAGAGGGGCCTAATGAGGAGCCGGCCCTGTTGCTGGGCGtggatggagaggaggagggagataCCAAGAGCACCTGGATGGTAACAGATGATGACGACCTGGCCGAAGACTCAGGGGCCGACCTTATCATCCAACAAGTGGATGATAGTGATGATGAGTTGCAGTGA
- the zbtb8a gene encoding zinc finger and BTB domain-containing protein 8A isoform X2 yields the protein MLLSQGPDGLSESVNATFDVFSPETFTVILDFIYSGQLDLSSHNVIEVMSAASYLQMNNVINYCKNFIKSSLDISVKDEDNERCLSLSETCSFTSGAGEETSEQQQQGPSSVSPPPALWTRDNSRSQSGFIGKDPDQEASASAVTNPNSPANELNTEAEDLQDPHDPLYTLPGSERRRGKGGTKRRAPNSTRSNHREDLDIQEARTQKAEKAEELYATLPQIVGVIGHFNKDSNPIMRFKCPFCTHTVKRKADLKRHLRCHTGERPYPCQACNKRFTRLEHLRSHFETIHQARKLVCRKCKCQVTEETGHVVCEGTRRYRMCTACIQEVGCDSIPMDSLEGPNEEPALLLGVDGEEEGDTKSTWMVTDDDDLAEDSGADLIIQQVDDSDDELQ from the exons ATGCTGCTGTCCCAGGGGCCCGATGGACTGTCTGAGTCTGTCAATGCTACATTTGACGTCTTCAGCCCGGAAACCTTCACCGTCATCCTAGATTTCATCTACTCTGGCCAGCTGGACCTCTCCAGTCACAATGTGATCGAAGTGATGTCTGCAGCCAGCTACTTGCAGATGAACAATGTCATCAACTACTGCAAGAACTTCATTAAATCCTCATTGGACATAAGTGTGAAAGATGAAGACAATGAACGATGCCTCAGCTTGTCTGAGACATGCAGCTTCACCAGTGGAGCGGGAGAAGAGAcctcagagcagcagcagcaaggtCCCAGCTCTGTCAGCCCACCGCCTGCACTCTGGACCAGAGACAACTCCAGATCCCAGTCAGGCTTTATAGGGAAGGACCCAGACCAAGAGGCTTCTGCCTCAGCTGTGACTAACCCAAACAGTCCTGCTAATGAGCTAAACACTGAAGCAGAGGACCTGCAAGACCCTCATGACCCGCTTTACACCTTGCCCGGTTCAGAGCGCCGGAGAGGCAAAGGAGGAACCAAGAGGAGAGCACCCAACAGCACCCGCTCCAACCATCGTGAGGACTTGGACATACAAGAAGCAAGGACACAAAAGGCTGAGAAGGCAGAGGAGCTGTATGCTACACTACCACAGATTGTAGGTGTTATTGGACACTTTAATAAAG ACTCCAACCCCATAATGCGCTTCAAGTGCCCTTTTTGTACGCACACAGTTAAGAGGAAAGCGGACTTGAAGCGTCACCTGCGATGTCACACTGGGGAGAGGCCGTACCCATGTCAGGCCTGCAACAAACGCTTTACGCGCCTAGAGCATCTTCGTAGCCATTTTGAGACA ATCCACCAGGCAAGGAAATTGGTGTGTAGGAAATGTAAGTGTCAGGTCACAGAAGAGACAGGACACGTGGTGTGTGAGGGCACACGACGCTATCGCATGTGCACTGCCTGCATCCAGGAGGTGGGTTGCGACAGTATCCCCATGGACAGTCTAGAGGGGCCTAATGAGGAGCCGGCCCTGTTGCTGGGCGtggatggagaggaggagggagataCCAAGAGCACCTGGATGGTAACAGATGATGACGACCTGGCCGAAGACTCAGGGGCCGACCTTATCATCCAACAAGTGGATGATAGTGATGATGAGTTGCAGTGA
- the hmgcl gene encoding hydroxymethylglutaryl-CoA lyase, mitochondrial: protein MAAVLRFVNRSAISSSMGQQYFAFSSTAKAKAAGVRTRQPLPKKVKIVEVGPRDGLQNEKTIVPTETKIHLINMLSESGLPVIEATSFVSPKWVPQMADQVEVMKGICKKPGVSYPVLTPNLKGFQAAVKAGASEVAIFGAASELFSKKNINCSVDESLQRFDEVVTAAKAAGVPVRGYVSCVLGCPYEGKVAPAKVAHVAKRLYSMGCYEISLGDTTGVGTPGSMTEMLEAVCREVPVSALAVHCHDTYGQALANIFVALQMGVSVVDSSVAGLGGCPYAQGASGNVATEDVVYMLHGLGIQTGVDISKLIDAGAFICRTLNRKTNSKVAQATCKL, encoded by the exons ATGGCGGCCGTGCTGAGGTTTGTCAACAGAAGCGCTATAAGCTCATCAATGGGTCAACAGTACTTCGCGTTTAGCTCCACAGCAAAAGCTAAAGCA gcTGGCGTAAGAACACGTCAACCTCTTCCAAAGAAGGTGAAAATAGTGGAGGTGGGACCCAGAGATGGTCTTCAGAATGAGAAG acTATCGTGCCCACAGAGACaaaaattcatttaattaaCATGTTGTCAGAATCGGGGCTGCCAGTCATTGAGGCCACCAGTTTTGTATCACCAAAATGGGTTCCACAG ATGGCAGATCAGGTAGAGGTGATGAAGGGGATCTGTAAGAAACCAGGAGTGTCTTATCCAGTCCTTACCCCAAATCTCAAGGGTTTCCAGGCTGCT GTAAAGGCAGGAGCTTCAGAGGTAGCCATATTTGGTGCTGCATCTGAGCTCTTTAGTAAGAAGAACATAAACTGCTCAGTGGATGAGAGTTTACAGCGTTTTGATGAGGTTGTGACAGCAGCTAAGGCGGCTGGTGTGCCTGTGAGAGG TTACGTGTCATGTGTTCTTGGATGTCCATATGAAGGCAAGGTGGCACCTGCGAAAGTTGCACAT GTAGCAAAGCGCCTGTACTCCATGGGCTGTTATGAGATCTCTCTGGGAGACACAACTGGAGTGGGGACTCCAGGCAGCATGACAGAAATGTTGGAGGCAGTCTGCAGAGAGGTGCCAGTCAGTGCTTTGGCAGTGCACTGCCATGACACCTACGGCCAAGCCCTGGCTAACATCTTTGTAGCTTTACAG ATGGGAGTCAGTGTGGTAGACTCTTCAGTAGCCGGACTCGGCGGCTGTCCCTATGCCCAGGGGGCTTCTGGAAATGTTGCTACTGAAGATGTAGTCTATATGCTGCATGGACTTGGGATTCAAACA GGAGTGGACATCTCTAAGCTGATAGATGCTGGAGCTTTCATCTGTCGAACCCTTAACAGAAAGACCAACTCTAAAGTCGCACAGGCCACTTGCAAACTCTAG